One genomic region from Xenopus laevis strain J_2021 chromosome 2L, Xenopus_laevis_v10.1, whole genome shotgun sequence encodes:
- the tmem198.L gene encoding transmembrane protein 198 isoform X3, translated as MPDSNMALDLSSVVPPDMLQHIDNRTVDTGQDDPFEGLCSLESERHYDVVPTVVCSLCCLFGLVYTFFGYRCFKAIMFLSGLLAGSAVIFVLCYKERIMDTQLSIELSAGIALGIGLLCGLVTMLVHSVGLFMTGLLLGLLLAIASLVGLEQFYHPPTAWIPVGLMMGFAMLFAVLTLQWQKLFTVVSTATFGAAILTVCTDYFIELMLLVQYVYDRLRLETSHPLCWYSWVVLGMWPVLSILGIVVQWKLTAEGFSHTDGQGCASGELRARYSFMAPSSGTQNESGSWPTKLDNMAAVIISRRQKRLQLLRIRQKDAKKRQNVASQEGTYRRKANPMKRYTGDILAPSYLQSLRERQTGTGTSMSSLSTNMQTIVDMDYECGSTVPLTATTPVIHV; from the exons ATGCCAGATTCAAATATGGCACTTGATTTATCATCTGTTGTCCCGCCCGACATGCTGCAGCACATCGATAATCGGACTGTGGACACTGGTCAAGATGACCCATTCGAGGGCCTCTGTAGCTTGGAAAGCGAACGTCATTATGACGTGGTTCCCACTGTTGTCTGCTCTCTATGCTGCCTCTTTGGGCTGGTATACACTTTTTTTG GCTACCGATGTTTCAAAGCCATTATGTTTCTATCTGGTCTGCTGGCTGGTTCGGCGGTCATATTTGTACTTTGCTATAAAGAGCGGATCATGGACACACAGCTGAGCATAGAGCTCAGTGCGGGCATAGCCTTGGGCATTGGCCTCCTCTGCGGACTGGTGACTATGCTTGTGCACAGTGTGGGTCTCTTCATGACAGGACTTTTGCTGGGACTTCTGCTTGCCATTGCCTCCTTGGTAGGCCTTGAACAGTTTTATCACCCTCCCACTGCATGGATTCCGGTGGGCCTCATGATGGGGTTTGCTATGCTTTTTGCTGTACTGACTCTCCAGTGGCAAAAGCTTTTTACAGTGGTTTCTACTGCAACCTTTGGGGCAGCAATCTTGACTGTGTGCACAGATTATTTCATAGAGCTGATGCTGCTGGTACAGTATGTCTACGACCGGCTTCGCTTAGAGACCTCTCACCCCCTCTGCTGGTATAGCTGGGTTGTCCTGGGCATGTGGCCGGTTCTGAGCAttttgggaattgtagttcagtggAAGCTGACAGCTGAGGGCTTCTCTCATACTGATG GGCAGGGCTGTGCATCTGGAGAGTTGAGGGCCAGATACAGTTTTATGGCCCCCAGCTCAGGAACACAAAATGAATCTGGCAGCTGGCCCACTAAATTGGACAACATGGCCGCAG TGATAATAAGTCGACGTCAGAAACGCCTCCAGCTCTTGCGAATTCGGCAGAAGGATGCCAAAAAACGGCAAAATGTTGCTTCTCAAGAAGGCACTTACCGTCGAAAAGCCAACCCTATGAAAAGATATACTGGAGATATCCTGGCACCG agTTACTTGCAGAGCCTGAGAGAGCGTCAGACGGGCACGGGCACATCAATGAGCAGCTTGAGCACAAATATGCAGACAATTGTAGATATGGACTACGAGTGTGGTTCCACTGTGCCACTCACTGCCACTACTCCTGTTATCCATGTTTAA
- the tmem198.L gene encoding transmembrane protein 198 isoform X4 yields the protein MPDSNMALDLSSVVPPDMLQHIDNRTVDTGQDDPFEGLCSLESERHYDVVPTVVCSLCCLFGLVYTFFGYRCFKAIMFLSGLLAGSAVIFVLCYKERIMDTQLSIELSAGIALGIGLLCGLVTMLVHSVGLFMTGLLLGLLLAIASLVGLEQFYHPPTAWIPVGLMMGFAMLFAVLTLQWQKLFTVVSTATFGAAILTVCTDYFIELMLLVQYVYDRLRLETSHPLCWYSWVVLGMWPVLSILGIVVQWKLTAEGFSHTDVIISRRQKRLQLLRIRQKDAKKRQNVASQEGTYRRKANPMKRYTGDILAPSYLQSLRERQTGTGTSMSSLSTNMQTIVDMDYECGSTVPLTATTPVIHV from the exons ATGCCAGATTCAAATATGGCACTTGATTTATCATCTGTTGTCCCGCCCGACATGCTGCAGCACATCGATAATCGGACTGTGGACACTGGTCAAGATGACCCATTCGAGGGCCTCTGTAGCTTGGAAAGCGAACGTCATTATGACGTGGTTCCCACTGTTGTCTGCTCTCTATGCTGCCTCTTTGGGCTGGTATACACTTTTTTTG GCTACCGATGTTTCAAAGCCATTATGTTTCTATCTGGTCTGCTGGCTGGTTCGGCGGTCATATTTGTACTTTGCTATAAAGAGCGGATCATGGACACACAGCTGAGCATAGAGCTCAGTGCGGGCATAGCCTTGGGCATTGGCCTCCTCTGCGGACTGGTGACTATGCTTGTGCACAGTGTGGGTCTCTTCATGACAGGACTTTTGCTGGGACTTCTGCTTGCCATTGCCTCCTTGGTAGGCCTTGAACAGTTTTATCACCCTCCCACTGCATGGATTCCGGTGGGCCTCATGATGGGGTTTGCTATGCTTTTTGCTGTACTGACTCTCCAGTGGCAAAAGCTTTTTACAGTGGTTTCTACTGCAACCTTTGGGGCAGCAATCTTGACTGTGTGCACAGATTATTTCATAGAGCTGATGCTGCTGGTACAGTATGTCTACGACCGGCTTCGCTTAGAGACCTCTCACCCCCTCTGCTGGTATAGCTGGGTTGTCCTGGGCATGTGGCCGGTTCTGAGCAttttgggaattgtagttcagtggAAGCTGACAGCTGAGGGCTTCTCTCATACTGATG TGATAATAAGTCGACGTCAGAAACGCCTCCAGCTCTTGCGAATTCGGCAGAAGGATGCCAAAAAACGGCAAAATGTTGCTTCTCAAGAAGGCACTTACCGTCGAAAAGCCAACCCTATGAAAAGATATACTGGAGATATCCTGGCACCG agTTACTTGCAGAGCCTGAGAGAGCGTCAGACGGGCACGGGCACATCAATGAGCAGCTTGAGCACAAATATGCAGACAATTGTAGATATGGACTACGAGTGTGGTTCCACTGTGCCACTCACTGCCACTACTCCTGTTATCCATGTTTAA
- the tmem198.L gene encoding transmembrane protein 198 isoform X1 produces the protein MPDSNMALDLSSVVPPDMLQHIDNRTVDTGQDDPFEGLCSLESERHYDVVPTVVCSLCCLFGLVYTFFGYRCFKAIMFLSGLLAGSAVIFVLCYKERIMDTQLSIELSAGIALGIGLLCGLVTMLVHSVGLFMTGLLLGLLLAIASLVGLEQFYHPPTAWIPVGLMMGFAMLFAVLTLQWQKLFTVVSTATFGAAILTVCTDYFIELMLLVQYVYDRLRLETSHPLCWYSWVVLGMWPVLSILGIVVQWKLTAEGFSHTDGQGCASGELRARYSFMAPSSGTQNESGSWPTKLDNMAAVIISRRQKRLQLLRIRQKDAKKRQNVASQEGTYRRKANPMKRYTGDILAPYISSFLSLELLAEPERASDGHGHINEQLEHKYADNCRYGLRVWFHCATHCHYSCYPCLSWSLYPGSFATRNHFIAFLQDCTVFLCLK, from the exons ATGCCAGATTCAAATATGGCACTTGATTTATCATCTGTTGTCCCGCCCGACATGCTGCAGCACATCGATAATCGGACTGTGGACACTGGTCAAGATGACCCATTCGAGGGCCTCTGTAGCTTGGAAAGCGAACGTCATTATGACGTGGTTCCCACTGTTGTCTGCTCTCTATGCTGCCTCTTTGGGCTGGTATACACTTTTTTTG GCTACCGATGTTTCAAAGCCATTATGTTTCTATCTGGTCTGCTGGCTGGTTCGGCGGTCATATTTGTACTTTGCTATAAAGAGCGGATCATGGACACACAGCTGAGCATAGAGCTCAGTGCGGGCATAGCCTTGGGCATTGGCCTCCTCTGCGGACTGGTGACTATGCTTGTGCACAGTGTGGGTCTCTTCATGACAGGACTTTTGCTGGGACTTCTGCTTGCCATTGCCTCCTTGGTAGGCCTTGAACAGTTTTATCACCCTCCCACTGCATGGATTCCGGTGGGCCTCATGATGGGGTTTGCTATGCTTTTTGCTGTACTGACTCTCCAGTGGCAAAAGCTTTTTACAGTGGTTTCTACTGCAACCTTTGGGGCAGCAATCTTGACTGTGTGCACAGATTATTTCATAGAGCTGATGCTGCTGGTACAGTATGTCTACGACCGGCTTCGCTTAGAGACCTCTCACCCCCTCTGCTGGTATAGCTGGGTTGTCCTGGGCATGTGGCCGGTTCTGAGCAttttgggaattgtagttcagtggAAGCTGACAGCTGAGGGCTTCTCTCATACTGATG GGCAGGGCTGTGCATCTGGAGAGTTGAGGGCCAGATACAGTTTTATGGCCCCCAGCTCAGGAACACAAAATGAATCTGGCAGCTGGCCCACTAAATTGGACAACATGGCCGCAG TGATAATAAGTCGACGTCAGAAACGCCTCCAGCTCTTGCGAATTCGGCAGAAGGATGCCAAAAAACGGCAAAATGTTGCTTCTCAAGAAGGCACTTACCGTCGAAAAGCCAACCCTATGAAAAGATATACTGGAGATATCCTGGCACCG tacatttcttcttttctttctttagagTTACTTGCAGAGCCTGAGAGAGCGTCAGACGGGCACGGGCACATCAATGAGCAGCTTGAGCACAAATATGCAGACAATTGTAGATATGGACTACGAGTGTGGTTCCACTGTGCCACTCACTGCCACTACTCCTGTTATCCATGTTTAAGCTGGAGCCTTTACCCAGGATCCTTTGCAACTAGGAACCACTTCATTGCCTTTTTACAGGACTGCACTGTTTTTCTGTGCCTTAAATAA
- the tmem198.L gene encoding transmembrane protein 198 isoform X2, whose translation MPDSNMALDLSSVVPPDMLQHIDNRTVDTGQDDPFEGLCSLESERHYDVVPTVVCSLCCLFGLVYTFFGYRCFKAIMFLSGLLAGSAVIFVLCYKERIMDTQLSIELSAGIALGIGLLCGLVTMLVHSVGLFMTGLLLGLLLAIASLVGLEQFYHPPTAWIPVGLMMGFAMLFAVLTLQWQKLFTVVSTATFGAAILTVCTDYFIELMLLVQYVYDRLRLETSHPLCWYSWVVLGMWPVLSILGIVVQWKLTAEGFSHTDVIISRRQKRLQLLRIRQKDAKKRQNVASQEGTYRRKANPMKRYTGDILAPYISSFLSLELLAEPERASDGHGHINEQLEHKYADNCRYGLRVWFHCATHCHYSCYPCLSWSLYPGSFATRNHFIAFLQDCTVFLCLK comes from the exons ATGCCAGATTCAAATATGGCACTTGATTTATCATCTGTTGTCCCGCCCGACATGCTGCAGCACATCGATAATCGGACTGTGGACACTGGTCAAGATGACCCATTCGAGGGCCTCTGTAGCTTGGAAAGCGAACGTCATTATGACGTGGTTCCCACTGTTGTCTGCTCTCTATGCTGCCTCTTTGGGCTGGTATACACTTTTTTTG GCTACCGATGTTTCAAAGCCATTATGTTTCTATCTGGTCTGCTGGCTGGTTCGGCGGTCATATTTGTACTTTGCTATAAAGAGCGGATCATGGACACACAGCTGAGCATAGAGCTCAGTGCGGGCATAGCCTTGGGCATTGGCCTCCTCTGCGGACTGGTGACTATGCTTGTGCACAGTGTGGGTCTCTTCATGACAGGACTTTTGCTGGGACTTCTGCTTGCCATTGCCTCCTTGGTAGGCCTTGAACAGTTTTATCACCCTCCCACTGCATGGATTCCGGTGGGCCTCATGATGGGGTTTGCTATGCTTTTTGCTGTACTGACTCTCCAGTGGCAAAAGCTTTTTACAGTGGTTTCTACTGCAACCTTTGGGGCAGCAATCTTGACTGTGTGCACAGATTATTTCATAGAGCTGATGCTGCTGGTACAGTATGTCTACGACCGGCTTCGCTTAGAGACCTCTCACCCCCTCTGCTGGTATAGCTGGGTTGTCCTGGGCATGTGGCCGGTTCTGAGCAttttgggaattgtagttcagtggAAGCTGACAGCTGAGGGCTTCTCTCATACTGATG TGATAATAAGTCGACGTCAGAAACGCCTCCAGCTCTTGCGAATTCGGCAGAAGGATGCCAAAAAACGGCAAAATGTTGCTTCTCAAGAAGGCACTTACCGTCGAAAAGCCAACCCTATGAAAAGATATACTGGAGATATCCTGGCACCG tacatttcttcttttctttctttagagTTACTTGCAGAGCCTGAGAGAGCGTCAGACGGGCACGGGCACATCAATGAGCAGCTTGAGCACAAATATGCAGACAATTGTAGATATGGACTACGAGTGTGGTTCCACTGTGCCACTCACTGCCACTACTCCTGTTATCCATGTTTAAGCTGGAGCCTTTACCCAGGATCCTTTGCAACTAGGAACCACTTCATTGCCTTTTTACAGGACTGCACTGTTTTTCTGTGCCTTAAATAA